One window of the Candidatus Jettenia sp. genome contains the following:
- the ilvD gene encoding dihydroxy-acid dehydratase, giving the protein MRSDTITKGLERVPARALLYATGLSREDLGKPFIGIASSFTDLIPGHVHMRSLERAIEKGIHAGGGISFIFGVPGICDGIAMGHDGMRYSLASRDLIADIIECVVSAHCLDGLIMLTNCDKITPGMLMGIARLDIPGIVVTAGPMISGRYGKQKLSLVKDTFEAVGRRRRGEINDNELSCLEMDACPGPGSCQGLYTANTMACVSEALGMSLPRCAASLAISSEKERIAYKSGQQVVELVRNGVTARKIMIQKAFENAIMVDMALGGSTNSCLHIPAIAKEAGIEMDLKLFDTISARTPHITSLQPGGEYLLEDLYYAGGIPAVMKRLYNDLHDCSTVSGLSIKEIAKAAEICDGDIIQTKEKAYHKEGGIAILYGNLAPDGAVVKQSAVSEKMMRFRGTAKVFDSEEVAMKAIMGSQISKGTVVVIRYEGPRGGPGMREMLAPTAALVGMGLDESVALITDGRFSGGTQGPCIGHISPEAMIGGPIALVEDGDEITIDIPNRKLDLHVTEEVLAQRKARWIPPKPRITRGLLARYAKCVTSADKGAVLMAD; this is encoded by the coding sequence TTGCGAAGTGACACGATTACGAAGGGTCTCGAGCGGGTTCCGGCCCGGGCGCTCTTATACGCAACAGGTTTGAGCAGGGAAGATTTGGGAAAACCCTTTATAGGAATAGCGAGTAGTTTTACAGACCTTATTCCCGGACATGTGCATATGCGGTCTTTGGAAAGGGCGATTGAAAAGGGGATTCATGCTGGTGGTGGTATTAGCTTCATCTTTGGTGTGCCTGGTATTTGTGATGGGATTGCAATGGGGCATGATGGTATGCGTTATTCGCTTGCTTCCAGGGACCTTATTGCTGATATTATCGAATGTGTAGTAAGCGCCCATTGTTTGGATGGGCTGATAATGCTGACAAATTGCGATAAAATTACCCCTGGTATGTTGATGGGTATTGCCCGGTTAGATATACCGGGAATTGTTGTAACGGCTGGGCCTATGATCTCTGGGCGTTATGGAAAGCAAAAGTTATCGTTAGTGAAGGATACCTTTGAAGCAGTAGGAAGGCGACGGAGGGGCGAGATTAATGACAATGAGTTATCCTGTTTGGAGATGGATGCTTGTCCGGGGCCTGGTTCCTGTCAGGGGCTCTATACGGCCAATACTATGGCTTGTGTGTCTGAAGCGCTTGGAATGTCATTGCCGCGGTGTGCTGCGTCATTAGCAATTTCTTCTGAAAAGGAGCGGATTGCATATAAAAGCGGGCAGCAGGTGGTGGAGCTTGTGAGAAATGGTGTTACTGCCAGAAAAATTATGATTCAAAAAGCGTTTGAAAATGCTATTATGGTTGATATGGCGTTAGGCGGTTCTACAAATAGCTGTTTACATATTCCCGCCATTGCAAAAGAGGCTGGCATAGAGATGGATCTGAAATTGTTTGATACAATCAGTGCAAGAACCCCTCATATAACGAGCTTACAGCCAGGCGGTGAATACTTACTGGAAGATTTATATTATGCTGGCGGTATTCCGGCGGTTATGAAGCGTTTGTATAATGATCTGCACGATTGCTCAACGGTGAGCGGCTTAAGCATAAAGGAAATTGCAAAAGCAGCGGAAATTTGCGATGGAGATATTATTCAAACAAAAGAAAAGGCATATCACAAAGAGGGTGGAATCGCCATTTTATACGGAAATTTAGCTCCTGATGGCGCTGTGGTTAAACAGAGCGCTGTATCAGAAAAGATGATGCGATTTCGTGGTACGGCTAAAGTATTTGATAGTGAAGAAGTTGCAATGAAGGCAATTATGGGTTCGCAAATCAGCAAAGGTACTGTGGTGGTAATACGCTACGAGGGACCACGCGGGGGACCGGGAATGAGAGAGATGTTGGCTCCTACAGCGGCGCTTGTGGGTATGGGTTTAGATGAATCTGTAGCATTAATTACTGATGGCCGATTTTCGGGAGGAACTCAGGGTCCCTGTATTGGTCATATATCTCCGGAGGCAATGATTGGCGGGCCTATTGCGCTGGTAGAGGACGGCGATGAGATAACTATCGATATTCCAAATCGGAAATTAGATTTGCATGTAACGGAGGAGGTGCTTGCACAACGCAAGGCAAGATGGATACCTCCTAAACCAAGGATAACCCGAGGCCTATTAGCTCGATATGCAAAATGTGTAACATCTGCGGATAAAGGGGCTGTGTTGATGGCGGACTAG
- a CDS encoding NTP transferase domain-containing protein has translation MRKTTAIMLAAGKGTRMRSSRPKVLHEVCGTPFLEYVIEVVQEAGFSQIIVVAGDKKESVKDNLKKMSVEIAEQYEQLGTAHAVMSVRHLLPNRTDAIIVLNGDTPLVKPQTLKKLITINTETEADVTLLTACLDKSRGYGRISRDLHGCIKGIIEESEASAEGLKIKEIKAGLFS, from the coding sequence ATGAGAAAGACCACAGCAATCATGCTTGCCGCGGGAAAAGGAACACGTATGCGGTCGTCGAGACCCAAAGTATTGCACGAGGTATGTGGCACGCCCTTTTTAGAATATGTGATTGAAGTTGTACAGGAGGCCGGGTTCTCGCAAATAATCGTTGTTGCAGGAGATAAAAAAGAATCAGTAAAAGATAATCTTAAAAAGATGTCCGTTGAAATTGCAGAGCAGTATGAGCAATTAGGAACCGCACACGCCGTCATGTCTGTTAGACACCTTCTTCCAAACAGGACGGATGCTATCATAGTATTGAATGGTGATACTCCTCTCGTCAAGCCTCAAACGTTGAAAAAATTAATCACTATAAATACCGAGACAGAAGCAGATGTAACATTATTAACGGCTTGCCTGGATAAATCACGAGGATATGGCAGGATTTCCAGAGATTTACACGGCTGTATAAAAGGGATTATAGAAGAAAGCGAGGCGAGTGCAGAGGGGTTAAAAATTAAAGAAATTAAGGCAGGGCTTTTTTCGTAG
- a CDS encoding ribose-phosphate pyrophosphokinase, with the protein MDKKRRLEEINNLKIFSGNANSVLAEKICEHLSIRLGNAYVGRFPDGEIDLKVNEDVRGADVFLVQPTCPPVNENLAELLIFIDCLKRASAARITAVLPYYGYARKDRKDEGRVPITAKLVANLITESGADRVLTVDLHAAQIQGFFDIPVDHLLAFPVLSKYFERLKSEDLVVVTPDVGGIKLARNYSKKLGIKMAIVDKRRVGPDETQIGFVIGDVNNKDVIMIDDLIATGGSIVQAANVLKERGAKDIYVGATHPVFCGSAVEKLSAAPIKEIIVTDTIPLTEKAKSCHDKIKVLSISELLGDAIMRIHRHESVSSLFV; encoded by the coding sequence ATGGATAAAAAAAGAAGGCTCGAAGAGATAAATAATTTAAAGATATTTTCGGGAAATGCAAATTCTGTATTGGCAGAAAAAATTTGCGAACATTTATCAATTCGTCTGGGTAATGCATATGTAGGTCGTTTTCCGGACGGAGAAATTGATCTGAAGGTAAATGAGGATGTCCGTGGCGCTGATGTGTTTCTTGTACAACCGACATGTCCTCCGGTGAATGAAAATTTAGCAGAATTGCTTATATTTATAGACTGTTTAAAAAGGGCATCAGCAGCACGTATTACGGCGGTATTGCCCTATTATGGGTATGCCAGAAAAGACAGAAAAGACGAGGGCCGTGTACCAATAACAGCAAAATTAGTGGCAAATCTTATCACAGAGTCAGGCGCCGACCGCGTGCTTACCGTTGATTTGCATGCAGCTCAAATACAGGGGTTTTTTGATATACCTGTAGACCATTTGCTTGCTTTCCCTGTACTCTCGAAGTATTTCGAAAGGCTAAAATCAGAAGATCTGGTAGTGGTAACACCTGATGTGGGTGGAATAAAACTTGCTAGAAATTATTCCAAAAAACTGGGAATAAAAATGGCTATTGTCGACAAACGAAGGGTAGGGCCGGACGAAACACAAATTGGCTTTGTTATAGGAGATGTAAATAATAAGGATGTAATAATGATTGATGATTTAATTGCTACCGGCGGTTCCATTGTTCAGGCGGCAAATGTATTAAAAGAAAGGGGCGCAAAGGATATTTATGTTGGTGCTACCCATCCTGTATTTTGCGGGAGTGCCGTAGAAAAGCTTTCTGCTGCGCCAATAAAAGAGATTATTGTAACCGATACGATACCGCTTACGGAAAAGGCAAAAAGTTGTCATGATAAAATTAAGGTATTATCAATTTCTGAACTTTTAGGAGATGCGATTATGAGGATTCATCGGCACGAGTCTGTGAGTTCTCTCTTTGTTTAA
- a CDS encoding 50S ribosomal protein L25, with the protein MEILELKAEKRTTKGKKVMKRLREESQIPAILYGHKLDNVMLCFEEGQFARILNTGARMVRLAFDDKKESVLIKDIQYDYISDRVIHVDFSRIDLDERIKLRVPIELFGESAGVKEGGVLTYVMKDVEVECLPIAIPEKIKVNISDLNLGKAIHVKELPVLEGIQYISDPDAVIVSVHQPAAEKVVPEEELLAEPEVITKKPKEGEETEAKSA; encoded by the coding sequence ATGGAAATCTTAGAATTAAAGGCAGAAAAAAGAACAACAAAAGGGAAAAAGGTAATGAAAAGATTGCGAGAGGAAAGCCAAATCCCGGCTATTTTATATGGTCATAAATTAGATAATGTCATGCTGTGTTTTGAAGAAGGTCAATTTGCCCGTATACTCAATACTGGAGCAAGAATGGTCCGTTTAGCGTTTGATGATAAAAAAGAATCCGTACTTATAAAGGATATTCAGTATGATTACATTTCAGATCGTGTAATCCATGTGGATTTCTCCCGGATTGATCTGGATGAAAGGATTAAACTGCGGGTACCCATCGAACTCTTTGGTGAATCTGCCGGAGTAAAGGAAGGCGGTGTGCTGACTTATGTTATGAAGGATGTAGAAGTAGAATGTCTGCCAATTGCCATACCTGAAAAAATAAAAGTAAATATATCGGATTTAAATCTGGGAAAAGCAATTCATGTCAAAGAATTACCTGTGCTGGAGGGTATTCAATACATATCGGATCCCGACGCAGTGATTGTATCTGTGCATCAGCCTGCAGCGGAAAAAGTTGTGCCAGAGGAAGAACTATTGGCTGAGCCTGAAGTTATTACCAAGAAGCCGAAAGAAGGGGAAGAAACAGAAGCGAAATCTGCATAA
- the pth gene encoding aminoacyl-tRNA hydrolase produces MKIIVGLGNPGKKYVKTRHNLGFMVIDQFALQFDMECNNKRFQSLFGKKVLEDEEIILLKPQTFMNLSGVAVKEAVNMYKCAFQDLMIIGDDLDMPLGKMRIRRCGGCGGHRGLESVAASLGSTNFPRLRVGIGRPSAGDPGNYVLSPFPGEEETIVKESLDKACQALKIWIFEGIEACMNKFN; encoded by the coding sequence ATGAAGATCATTGTTGGTCTGGGCAATCCTGGGAAAAAATATGTAAAAACAAGGCACAACCTGGGTTTTATGGTAATCGATCAATTTGCCCTGCAATTTGATATGGAATGTAATAACAAAAGATTTCAATCTCTTTTTGGTAAGAAGGTACTGGAAGATGAAGAGATTATACTATTAAAACCACAGACATTTATGAACTTGAGCGGAGTTGCTGTAAAGGAAGCTGTAAATATGTATAAATGCGCGTTTCAAGATCTTATGATTATCGGTGATGATTTAGATATGCCTTTAGGAAAAATGCGTATCAGGCGCTGTGGTGGTTGTGGAGGACACAGGGGCCTGGAATCTGTCGCGGCGAGCCTGGGGTCCACAAATTTTCCTCGTTTAAGGGTTGGAATAGGGAGGCCATCTGCGGGTGATCCGGGTAATTATGTCCTGTCCCCATTTCCCGGAGAAGAGGAAACTATAGTAAAGGAATCTTTAGATAAAGCTTGTCAGGCCTTAAAAATCTGGATTTTTGAAGGGATTGAGGCGTGTATGAATAAGTTTAATTAA
- the rpsF gene encoding 30S ribosomal protein S6: protein MYEGLFLIDNTHASMEWDNVVRHIHDILQKNGAEILKTEKWGEKKLAYKIKGHKRGTYLLIHFNAKSGAIAAIKRDFQLSDYVIRSLIVKDDKIEEVSQIGVIEPIPGRNTGTTPEIKDAELLEKTDMAINVTGEV, encoded by the coding sequence ATGTACGAAGGATTGTTCTTAATTGATAACACCCATGCCAGCATGGAATGGGATAATGTGGTAAGGCATATCCATGATATTCTGCAAAAAAATGGAGCGGAGATTCTGAAAACAGAGAAATGGGGTGAAAAAAAATTAGCATATAAGATCAAAGGACATAAACGTGGGACTTATCTGCTTATCCATTTTAACGCTAAAAGCGGGGCTATCGCAGCAATAAAAAGGGATTTCCAGCTTTCTGATTATGTCATCCGTTCTTTAATCGTAAAAGATGATAAAATTGAGGAGGTATCTCAGATCGGTGTAATTGAGCCAATACCCGGAAGAAACACGGGCACTACTCCTGAAATAAAAGATGCAGAATTATTGGAAAAAACAGATATGGCAATCAATGTTACAGGCGAAGTATAG
- a CDS encoding single-stranded DNA-binding protein: MASLNKVFLMGNLTRDPELRYTPAGLAVASFGIAINSAWTAKSGEKKEEVCYVDINIFGRRAEVVGEYFSKGNPIFIEGRLQFNQWETKEGQKRNTLRVVADNFQFIGGLTKRPEEGAGISSKEGKQSGDTPEDVNLDINHEDIPF, translated from the coding sequence ATGGCAAGTCTTAATAAGGTTTTTCTTATGGGGAATCTTACTCGAGACCCGGAGTTAAGATATACCCCGGCAGGATTAGCAGTCGCAAGTTTCGGGATTGCAATCAATAGTGCTTGGACAGCTAAAAGTGGAGAAAAGAAAGAAGAAGTGTGCTACGTTGATATTAATATTTTTGGGCGTAGAGCAGAGGTTGTTGGTGAATATTTTAGTAAAGGGAATCCGATTTTTATAGAAGGACGTTTACAGTTTAATCAATGGGAAACCAAAGAGGGACAAAAAAGGAACACGCTTCGCGTTGTTGCAGACAACTTTCAATTCATTGGAGGTTTAACGAAACGTCCGGAAGAAGGGGCTGGAATATCATCTAAAGAAGGTAAACAATCAGGCGATACGCCGGAAGATGTTAATCTTGATATAAATCATGAGGATATACCGTTTTAA
- the rpsR gene encoding 30S ribosomal protein S18: MSKKRFNRTSKCRFCRMGIEELDYKDTQNLVKLTTNQGKLFSRKRSGNCAHHQHSVKLSVKRARFMALLPYVA; the protein is encoded by the coding sequence ATGAGTAAAAAGAGGTTTAACAGAACAAGTAAGTGCCGGTTTTGCAGGATGGGGATTGAAGAGTTAGATTACAAGGATACTCAAAACCTGGTAAAACTTACAACAAATCAGGGAAAACTTTTTTCAAGAAAACGTTCTGGAAATTGCGCTCATCATCAGCACTCAGTAAAGCTTTCTGTTAAAAGGGCAAGATTTATGGCGCTGCTTCCCTATGTAGCGTAA
- the rplI gene encoding 50S ribosomal protein L9, producing MELLLKKNVDKLGMIGDIVKVKEGYARNYLLPRGLATTVSPANVKQIEKEKIKMTLQLKEESERLRGVLDKIAAASCIIPAKANEEGKLFGSVTSAQIAEALAKEGYPVDKEMVKLDSPIKVCGVYDVVVAVNMELQTKCKVTVVSEDADQPKNA from the coding sequence ATGGAATTGTTGTTGAAGAAGAACGTAGATAAGCTGGGCATGATTGGTGATATCGTAAAGGTAAAGGAAGGGTATGCAAGAAACTATTTATTGCCCAGAGGGTTAGCGACAACCGTTTCTCCGGCTAATGTAAAACAGATAGAGAAAGAAAAGATAAAGATGACCTTGCAGTTGAAAGAAGAGAGTGAACGATTGCGGGGGGTACTCGATAAAATTGCTGCTGCTTCTTGTATAATTCCTGCGAAGGCAAATGAAGAAGGCAAGCTCTTTGGTTCTGTTACCAGTGCTCAAATTGCAGAAGCATTGGCAAAAGAAGGCTATCCGGTAGATAAAGAAATGGTAAAATTAGATAGTCCGATAAAAGTTTGTGGTGTATATGATGTTGTAGTCGCCGTGAATATGGAATTACAAACAAAGTGTAAAGTAACGGTGGTAAGCGAGGATGCCGATCAGCCAAAGAACGCTTAA
- the dnaB gene encoding replicative DNA helicase, which translates to MAAESILERTLPQSIEAEMSVLGAMLLDNEVISIVIPILSKNSFYKTAHQELFQTIVELYDKGQTVDLVILREELKKRSLLEKVGGIEYIIGLEESVPTIGNVEYYANIVREKAIKRNLIEVAANIQKEAFLDTLDTDNLLDTSERAIFDITQKKFNTASTRLNEVLKLTFNRIENLHDRQNRLTGLSTGFYDLDDITCGLQASELIIVAARPSMGKTSLALNIIEHVGVVEKKPAVIFSLEMSAQQVAQNMLCSHAQVDAHKLRMGFLDDKQWSNLSFGLGSLSEAPIFIDDTPGLTVLEVRAKARRLKAQYDIQVVVVDYLQLMESPRAESRQQEISIISRGLKSLSRELSIPVIAVSQLNRSVEAREGHKPRMSDLRESGSIEQDADVIILLHRDSYYDPEKDNTAELIIAKQRNGPTGTVKLAFRSHIMRFESLASAGNK; encoded by the coding sequence ATGGCTGCTGAGTCCATACTTGAACGCACCCTACCTCAAAGTATCGAGGCCGAGATGAGTGTTCTGGGCGCGATGTTACTGGATAATGAGGTAATTAGTATCGTAATTCCCATTCTAAGCAAAAATAGTTTTTATAAAACGGCACATCAGGAATTATTTCAAACCATAGTAGAACTCTACGATAAAGGACAAACGGTTGATTTAGTTATTCTCAGAGAAGAACTGAAGAAGCGTTCATTATTAGAGAAGGTCGGTGGGATAGAATATATAATAGGATTAGAAGAGTCTGTCCCTACGATAGGAAATGTAGAATATTACGCAAATATAGTTCGCGAAAAAGCCATTAAAAGAAATTTAATTGAAGTGGCAGCAAATATTCAAAAGGAAGCTTTTCTTGATACTTTAGACACTGATAATTTACTCGATACGTCAGAAAGAGCAATTTTTGATATTACCCAAAAAAAATTTAATACAGCTTCTACGAGACTGAACGAAGTTCTTAAATTAACCTTTAATCGTATTGAAAATTTACATGACAGGCAAAACAGATTAACGGGATTGTCTACAGGATTTTACGATTTAGATGACATTACGTGTGGATTACAAGCCTCTGAACTTATCATTGTCGCTGCAAGACCGAGTATGGGCAAGACGAGTCTTGCTCTCAATATTATTGAACATGTGGGAGTTGTTGAGAAAAAGCCTGCTGTCATATTTTCTCTGGAAATGTCAGCACAGCAGGTAGCCCAGAACATGCTGTGCTCCCATGCGCAGGTAGATGCACATAAACTACGTATGGGTTTCTTAGATGATAAACAATGGAGTAATCTTTCCTTTGGATTGGGATCCTTGTCTGAAGCGCCAATATTTATCGATGATACTCCTGGCCTTACTGTTCTGGAAGTGCGTGCAAAGGCGCGCAGGTTAAAGGCTCAATATGATATTCAAGTAGTAGTAGTAGATTATTTACAGTTGATGGAATCGCCACGGGCGGAAAGTCGACAACAAGAAATTTCTATTATATCTCGTGGCCTTAAATCACTCTCCAGGGAATTATCGATTCCGGTGATTGCTGTATCGCAGTTAAATAGGTCTGTGGAGGCAAGAGAAGGGCATAAACCAAGGATGTCAGATTTACGTGAATCAGGATCAATTGAACAAGATGCAGATGTCATTATCCTTTTGCACAGGGATAGTTATTACGATCCGGAAAAGGACAACACCGCAGAGCTTATTATTGCCAAACAACGAAACGGGCCCACCGGAACAGTGAAACTGGCGTTTCGTTCTCATATTATGCGTTTTGAGAGTTTGGCCTCTGCAGGTAACAAATGA